A genomic region of Echeneis naucrates chromosome 24, fEcheNa1.1, whole genome shotgun sequence contains the following coding sequences:
- the LOC115038265 gene encoding trace amine-associated receptor 1-like: MDPELNGNRNYTNTDIHLCYQPDYTTYTFTSDPSIVCVSLYIVLGLLSVVTICGNLLVIISIIYFKQLHTPTNYLILSLAVADLLVGVLVFPFSMVFTVTLCWYYEDLFYRYYAVCQPLTYRNKINDGVILLMVLVSWGLAALIGIGIIIAGFNHGKCEESCLLDALISTTLACIFSFYIPVIIMLCIYLKIFLVAQKQARSIQSTKSGATVSKMETKATKTLATVLGVFLLCWTPFFLSIVFQPLTYSVTPIAVIETLNWLALSNSMLNPFIYAFFYSWFRSAFRMIVSGKIFRGDFTNSKLH, encoded by the exons ATGGATCCTGAACTGAATGGCAACAGGAACTACACTAATACTGACATACATCTCTGCTATCAGCCAGATTACACAACTTATACATTTACAAGCGACCCCTCAATAGTATGTGTGTCATTATATATTGTGCTTGGTTTATTATCTGTTGTCACCATATGTGGAAACCTCCTTGTAATAATCtccatcatttatttcaaacagcTCCACACTCCTACTAACTACCTaattctctctctggctgtggcCGACCTGCTGGTTGGAGTTCtagtttttcctttcagcatgGTATTCACTGTGACCTTATGTTGGTACTATGaagatttatttt ACAGATATTATGCAGTGTGTCAGCCCCTCACTTATAGAAACAAGATAAATGATGGTGTTATCCTGCTCATGGTCCTGGTGAGCTGGGGTCTCGCTGCTTTAATCGGAATTGGCATCATAATAGCAGGTTTTAACCACGGAAAATGTGAAGAGAGTTGTTTACTTGATGCTCTGATATCAACCACTTTGGCCtgtattttctccttttatatTCCTGTCATCATAATGCTCTGTATCTACCTGAAGATTTTCCTTGTTGCTCAGAAACAGGCACGCAGTATCCAGAGCACAAAGTCTGGAGCTACTGTCAGTAAGATGGAGACAAAGGCCACAAAAACTCTGGCTACTGTTCTGggagtttttcttctgtgttggaCTCCCTTCTTCCTTTCCATTGTCTTTCAGCCTTTAACATACAGTGTAACTCCAATTGCTGTGATCGAGACTCTTAACTGGCTTGCGTTGTCTAATTCAATGCTCAATCCGTTTATCTACGCTTTCTTCTACAGCTGGTTCCGATCGGCTTTCAGGATGATAGTGTCTGGAAAAATATTTAGAGGTGATTTTACAAACTCCAAACTCCATTGA